From Streptomyces cyaneogriseus subsp. noncyanogenus, the proteins below share one genomic window:
- a CDS encoding DUF47 domain-containing protein: MRFRLTPRETSFYDMFAASADNIVTGSKLLMELLGADASARAEIAERMRAAEHAGDDATHAIFHQLNSSFITPFDREDIYSLASCLDDIMDFMEEAVDLVVLYNIEELPKGVEQQIEVLARAAELTAEAMPHLRTMDNLTEYWIEVNRLENQADQIHRKLLAHLFNGKYDAIEVLKLKQIVDVLEEAADAFEHVANTVETIAVKES; the protein is encoded by the coding sequence GTGCGCTTTCGTCTGACCCCCAGGGAGACGAGCTTCTACGACATGTTCGCCGCGTCCGCGGACAACATCGTCACCGGCTCGAAACTCCTGATGGAACTGCTCGGGGCGGACGCTTCCGCCCGAGCCGAGATCGCAGAGCGTATGCGGGCCGCGGAACACGCAGGTGACGACGCCACGCATGCGATCTTCCACCAGTTGAACTCCTCGTTCATCACGCCGTTCGACCGCGAGGACATCTACTCCCTCGCCTCGTGCCTCGACGACATCATGGACTTCATGGAGGAGGCCGTCGACCTGGTCGTCCTCTACAACATCGAGGAACTGCCCAAGGGCGTCGAGCAGCAGATCGAGGTCCTGGCGCGCGCGGCCGAGCTGACGGCCGAGGCGATGCCGCACCTGCGCACGATGGACAACCTCACCGAGTACTGGATCGAGGTCAACCGGCTGGAGAACCAGGCCGACCAGATCCACCGCAAGCTGCTCGCCCACCTCTTCAACGGCAAGTACGACGCCATCGAGGTCCTCAAGCTCAAGCAGATCGTGGACGTGCTGGAAGAGGCCGCCGACGCGTTCGAGCACGTGGCCAACACGGTGGAGACCATCGCGGTCAAGGAGTCCTGA
- the pstA gene encoding phosphate ABC transporter permease PstA: MSHATLNDNPAKRPPSSLRGATLPSWFPWAVAAGSVALGLGISAAAGLESSIQWALIAAVLFVLGSYAVSARVEGRRQAKDRVATSLVWVAFLLAIIPLASLVWETVGRGVKVLDGYFLTHSMGVVADTEPGGGIYHAILGTLQQVGLATAMSVPIGVLTAIYLVEYGRGKLAKAVTFFIDVMTGIPSIVAGLFILSLWILILDMGYSGFAGSLALAILMIPTVVRSTEEMLKLVPNELREASLALGVPKWRTILKVVLPTSIGGITTGVMLAIARITGETAPVLLLVWVTNFINSNPFSDPQASLPMYIYLQYVNSGGPGPAYDRAWAAALTLIAFIMILNLVARGIARWKAPR, from the coding sequence ATGAGCCACGCAACCCTCAACGACAACCCGGCCAAGCGCCCGCCGAGCTCGCTGCGCGGCGCGACCCTGCCGTCGTGGTTCCCGTGGGCGGTCGCCGCCGGCTCGGTCGCCCTGGGCCTCGGCATCAGCGCGGCGGCCGGGCTGGAGAGCAGCATCCAGTGGGCGCTGATCGCGGCCGTCCTGTTCGTCCTCGGCTCCTACGCCGTCTCCGCGCGCGTCGAGGGGCGGCGCCAGGCCAAGGACCGGGTGGCGACCAGCCTCGTCTGGGTGGCGTTCCTCCTCGCCATCATCCCGCTGGCCTCCCTGGTCTGGGAGACCGTCGGCCGCGGTGTGAAGGTGCTCGACGGCTACTTCCTCACCCACTCCATGGGCGTGGTCGCCGACACCGAGCCCGGCGGCGGCATCTACCACGCCATCCTCGGCACCCTCCAGCAGGTCGGCCTGGCCACCGCGATGTCCGTGCCGATCGGCGTGCTCACCGCGATCTACCTCGTCGAGTACGGGCGCGGCAAGCTCGCCAAGGCCGTCACCTTCTTCATCGACGTCATGACGGGCATCCCGTCGATCGTCGCCGGTCTGTTCATCCTCAGCCTGTGGATCCTGATCCTGGACATGGGCTACTCCGGCTTCGCCGGCTCCCTCGCCCTGGCCATCCTGATGATCCCGACCGTCGTCCGCTCCACCGAGGAGATGCTCAAGCTCGTCCCGAACGAGCTGCGCGAGGCGTCGCTGGCGCTGGGCGTGCCCAAGTGGCGGACCATCCTGAAGGTCGTCCTGCCGACGTCGATCGGCGGCATCACGACCGGTGTGATGCTGGCCATCGCCCGCATCACCGGCGAGACGGCACCCGTGCTGCTGCTGGTCTGGGTCACGAACTTCATCAACTCCAACCCGTTCTCCGACCCGCAGGCGTCGCTGCCGATGTACATCTACCTCCAGTACGTCAACAGCGGCGGCCCCGGCCCGGCCTACGACCGCGCCTGGGCGGCGGCCCTGACGCTCATCGCGTTCATCATGATCCTCAACCTGGTGGCCCGCGGCATCGCCCGCTGGAAGGCCCCGCGTTAA
- the pstC gene encoding phosphate ABC transporter permease subunit PstC: MDISTQNPTAPPAPQPTGAEDKRAARGATRPGDRIFLGLSRGSGIFVLVIMAAIAAFLTYRAALAISENEANFFTTFEWNPSGVPPKFGIAVLVFGTIVSSVIAMAIAVPIAVGIALFITHYAPRRLGGPIAYVIDLLAAVPSIVYGLWGALVLVPNLTGLYGWLDTYLGWTGVLEWNDGAPRSLFTVGILLAIMILPIITNVSREVFRQVPRMHEEAALALGATRWEVIRMSVLPFGRSGVISASMLGLGRALGETMAVAMVLSPSLDINASLLDPGGGTFAQNIASKFNEATPMGRDALIASGLVLFVITLLVNGAARLIIARRKEYSGANA; the protein is encoded by the coding sequence ATGGACATATCGACACAGAACCCCACAGCACCTCCCGCACCCCAGCCGACCGGGGCGGAGGACAAGCGCGCCGCCCGCGGCGCCACCCGCCCCGGAGACCGGATCTTCCTCGGGCTCTCCCGCGGCTCCGGCATCTTCGTGCTGGTGATCATGGCCGCCATCGCGGCCTTCCTGACCTACCGCGCCGCCCTCGCCATCAGCGAGAACGAAGCCAACTTCTTCACCACCTTCGAGTGGAACCCCAGTGGCGTGCCGCCGAAGTTCGGCATCGCGGTGCTCGTCTTCGGCACCATCGTGTCGTCGGTCATCGCCATGGCCATCGCCGTGCCCATCGCGGTCGGCATCGCCCTGTTCATCACCCACTACGCCCCGCGCCGGCTCGGCGGCCCGATCGCCTACGTGATCGACCTGCTCGCCGCGGTGCCGTCCATCGTCTACGGCCTGTGGGGCGCCCTGGTCCTCGTACCGAACCTGACCGGCCTGTACGGCTGGCTGGACACGTACCTGGGCTGGACCGGCGTCCTCGAGTGGAACGACGGCGCCCCGCGCTCGCTGTTCACCGTCGGCATCCTGCTCGCCATCATGATCCTGCCGATCATCACCAACGTGAGCCGCGAGGTCTTCCGGCAGGTCCCGCGGATGCACGAGGAGGCGGCCCTGGCCCTCGGCGCCACGCGCTGGGAGGTCATCCGCATGTCCGTGCTGCCCTTCGGGCGCTCCGGCGTGATCTCCGCCTCGATGCTCGGCCTCGGCCGCGCGCTCGGCGAGACCATGGCCGTCGCCATGGTCCTCTCCCCGAGCCTCGACATCAACGCCAGCCTGCTCGACCCGGGCGGCGGCACCTTCGCCCAGAACATCGCCAGCAAGTTCAACGAGGCCACCCCCATGGGCCGGGACGCGCTGATCGCCTCCGGTCTGGTGCTCTTCGTCATCACCCTGCTGGTCAACGGCGCGGCCCGCCTGATCATCGCCCGCCGCAAGGAGTACTCGGGGGCCAACGCATGA
- the pitH gene encoding low-affinity phosphate transporter PitH: MDTFALVVTVAVALFFTYTNGFHDSANAIATSVSTRALTPRAALAMAAVMNLAGAFLGSGVAKTVSEGLIETPEGSTGMGILFAALIGAIVWNLITWYFGLPSSSSHALFGGMVGAALAGGTTVYWHGVLDKIVIPMFVSPVVGLLAGYLVMTAIMWIFRKSNPHKAKRGFRIAQTVSAAGMALGHGLQDAQKTMGIVVMALVIADVEDYGDPIPVWVKIACALMLSLGTYAGGWRIMRTLGRKIIELDPPQGFAAETTGASIMFTTAFLFHAPISTTHVITSAIMGVGATKRVNAVRWGVAKNIILGWFITMPAAAAVAAVSFWIVNLAFL, from the coding sequence ATGGACACCTTCGCTCTGGTCGTGACCGTCGCGGTCGCGCTGTTCTTCACCTACACCAACGGCTTCCACGACTCCGCCAACGCCATCGCCACCTCCGTGTCGACCCGGGCGCTCACGCCGCGGGCGGCGCTGGCGATGGCGGCCGTGATGAACCTCGCCGGCGCGTTCCTCGGCTCCGGGGTCGCCAAGACCGTCAGTGAGGGCCTCATCGAGACGCCCGAGGGCTCGACGGGGATGGGGATCCTCTTCGCCGCGCTCATCGGCGCGATCGTCTGGAACCTGATCACCTGGTACTTCGGCCTGCCCTCGTCCTCCTCCCACGCGCTCTTCGGCGGCATGGTGGGCGCGGCGCTGGCCGGCGGGACGACCGTGTACTGGCACGGCGTCCTGGACAAGATCGTCATCCCCATGTTCGTCTCCCCCGTCGTCGGCCTGCTCGCCGGTTACCTGGTCATGACGGCGATCATGTGGATCTTCCGCAAGTCCAACCCGCACAAGGCCAAGCGGGGCTTCCGCATAGCGCAGACGGTGTCGGCGGCGGGCATGGCGCTCGGCCACGGTCTGCAGGACGCCCAGAAGACGATGGGCATCGTGGTGATGGCGCTGGTCATCGCCGACGTCGAGGACTACGGCGATCCCATCCCGGTGTGGGTGAAGATCGCCTGCGCGCTGATGCTGTCGCTGGGGACGTACGCCGGTGGCTGGCGGATCATGCGGACGCTGGGGCGGAAGATCATCGAGCTCGATCCGCCGCAGGGGTTCGCGGCCGAGACGACGGGCGCGTCGATCATGTTCACCACGGCGTTCCTCTTCCACGCGCCGATCTCCACGACGCATGTCATCACGTCGGCGATCATGGGCGTCGGTGCGACGAAGCGGGTCAACGCCGTGCGCTGGGGCGTCGCGAAGAACATCATCCTGGGCTGGTTCATCACCATGCCGGCGGCGGCGGCGGTGGCCGCGGTGTCGTTCTGGATCGTGAACCTGGCGTTCTTGTAG
- the pstB gene encoding phosphate ABC transporter ATP-binding protein PstB — protein MAKRIDVSGLNAYYGSFLAIEDISMTIEPRSVTAFIGPSGCGKSTFLRTLNRMHEVTPGGRVEGKVMLDAENLYGAGIDPVAVRREVGMVFQRPNPFPTMSVYDNVAAGLRLNGKYRKSELDDIVEKSLRGANLWNEVKDRLNKPGSGLSGGQQQRLCIARAIAVEPNVLLMDEPCSALDPISTLAIEDLIGELKERFTIVIVTHNMQQAARVSDRTAFFNLAAVGQPGKLIEIDDTERIFSNPSVQATEDYISGRFG, from the coding sequence ATGGCCAAGCGCATCGATGTCAGCGGCCTCAACGCCTACTACGGCTCCTTCCTGGCCATCGAGGACATCTCGATGACCATCGAGCCCCGGTCCGTGACGGCCTTCATCGGACCGTCCGGCTGCGGCAAGTCCACGTTCCTGCGCACGCTCAACCGCATGCACGAGGTCACGCCGGGCGGACGCGTCGAGGGCAAGGTCATGCTCGACGCCGAGAACCTGTACGGCGCCGGGATCGACCCGGTGGCCGTGCGGCGCGAGGTCGGCATGGTCTTCCAGCGCCCGAACCCGTTCCCGACGATGTCCGTGTACGACAACGTGGCGGCCGGCCTGCGGCTGAACGGCAAGTACCGCAAGTCCGAGCTGGACGACATCGTCGAGAAGTCCCTGCGCGGCGCCAACCTCTGGAACGAGGTGAAGGACCGCCTCAACAAGCCCGGGTCGGGCCTGTCCGGCGGTCAGCAGCAGCGCCTGTGCATCGCCCGGGCCATCGCCGTCGAGCCGAACGTCCTGCTGATGGACGAGCCCTGCTCGGCCCTGGACCCGATCTCGACCCTCGCCATCGAGGACCTGATCGGCGAGCTGAAGGAACGGTTCACGATCGTCATCGTGACGCACAACATGCAGCAGGCGGCGCGGGTCTCGGACCGTACGGCCTTCTTCAACCTGGCCGCGGTCGGGCAGCCCGGCAAGCTGATCGAGATCGACGACACGGAACGGATCTTCTCCAACCCGTCGGTCCAGGCCACGGAGGACTACATCTCCGGCCGCTTCGGCTAG
- a CDS encoding CHAD domain-containing protein: MVQRHLEPTDPAAGASPGLPPAPERLPAGPEPFPAAPERPPTAPEPGTPTAETVAGYLRAQATEFLRALRLHRETGPGTGGPESPVDAARALRRSARRISGTLHTFQSLLEPDWAESMRPELAWLSGTLALEHAYAARLERLLQALHRLSGSTPAGQAFPARPALPERGSLTVGAAKAGALLDRQLTLARTRAHSTALQALGSGRFHAVADKVAVLASEVPLAPTAAGADPRPLAAAALGRLTDAVAALPLVTAGSPYNSEALVHGLSPDPSPHPQDAPWHQVRLLLRLHRYAREVLHGTGGTALPGDGREPGPDPAEVRLLAAGEALDRHRDASEAAAAAAQAARTPRIAPATAYALGVLHADQRHEVEAARYAFQHCWQKETVTTAP, from the coding sequence GTGGTACAGCGACACCTTGAACCGACGGACCCCGCGGCGGGGGCGTCCCCCGGCCTGCCGCCCGCCCCGGAGCGCCTCCCGGCCGGCCCGGAGCCCTTCCCGGCCGCCCCGGAGCGCCCGCCGACCGCCCCGGAACCCGGCACCCCCACCGCGGAGACCGTCGCGGGGTACCTGCGGGCGCAGGCCACCGAGTTCCTGCGGGCCCTGCGGCTGCACCGGGAGACCGGCCCCGGCACGGGCGGCCCGGAGAGCCCCGTCGACGCGGCGCGCGCGCTGCGCCGCTCGGCCCGCCGGATCAGCGGCACCCTGCACACCTTCCAGTCCCTCCTCGAGCCGGACTGGGCGGAGTCCATGCGCCCGGAGCTGGCCTGGCTGTCGGGCACCCTGGCCCTGGAGCACGCGTACGCGGCCCGCCTGGAACGCCTGCTCCAGGCGCTGCACCGGCTGTCCGGCTCGACGCCTGCGGGCCAGGCGTTCCCGGCCCGGCCCGCGCTGCCGGAGCGGGGCAGCCTCACGGTGGGCGCGGCCAAGGCCGGTGCCCTGCTGGACCGGCAGTTGACGCTGGCCCGGACACGGGCCCACTCCACCGCCCTCCAGGCCCTCGGCTCCGGCCGCTTCCACGCGGTCGCCGACAAAGTGGCCGTCCTGGCCAGCGAGGTCCCCCTGGCACCGACCGCGGCCGGCGCCGATCCCCGCCCGCTCGCCGCGGCGGCCCTGGGTCGGCTGACGGACGCGGTCGCGGCGCTGCCCCTGGTCACGGCGGGCAGCCCGTACAACTCCGAGGCGCTGGTCCACGGCCTGTCCCCGGACCCCTCCCCGCACCCGCAGGACGCGCCCTGGCACCAGGTCCGGCTGCTGCTGCGCCTGCACCGCTACGCCCGCGAGGTCCTGCACGGCACCGGGGGCACCGCCCTGCCCGGCGACGGACGGGAGCCCGGGCCGGACCCGGCGGAGGTCCGGCTGCTGGCCGCCGGCGAGGCCCTCGACCGGCACCGCGACGCCTCCGAGGCCGCCGCCGCCGCGGCCCAGGCCGCCCGTACCCCGCGGATCGCCCCGGCCACGGCGTACGCGCTCGGGGTGCTCCACGCCGACCAGCGGCACGAGGTCGAGGCGGCGCGGTACGCGTTCCAGCACTGCTGGCAGAAGGAGACCGTCACCACGGCCCCGTGA
- a CDS encoding metal-sensitive transcriptional regulator translates to MTTTEADGGAPARAYASVGEDAPGAAVEEAGAAPDVVTDHDRGVHGYHKQKDEHLKRLRRIEGQIRGLQRMVDEDVYCIDILTQVSASTKALQSFALQLLEEHLRHCVADAALKGGAEIDAKVEEATKAIGRLLRT, encoded by the coding sequence ATGACGACCACCGAGGCCGACGGGGGCGCCCCCGCCCGAGCGTATGCGAGCGTGGGGGAGGACGCACCCGGTGCCGCCGTGGAGGAAGCGGGCGCGGCACCGGACGTCGTGACCGATCACGACCGGGGCGTGCACGGCTACCACAAGCAGAAGGACGAGCACCTCAAGCGGCTGCGCCGGATCGAGGGCCAGATCCGCGGGCTCCAGCGGATGGTCGACGAGGACGTCTACTGCATCGACATACTCACCCAGGTCTCCGCCTCCACCAAGGCCCTGCAGTCCTTCGCCCTGCAACTGCTGGAGGAGCATCTGCGCCACTGCGTCGCGGACGCGGCCCTCAAGGGCGGCGCCGAGATCGACGCCAAGGTCGAGGAGGCCACCAAGGCGATCGGCCGGCTGCTGCGGACCTGA
- the pstS gene encoding phosphate ABC transporter substrate-binding protein PstS: protein MKLQRMNRRALALGALAVSGALALSACGSDETGGNGDGDGATTAANTSITCGDAKGQLQASGSSAQKNAIDAWVKQYTAACKDVQINYNPTGSGAGITAFTQGQTAFAGSDSALKPDEIEASKKICSGGQGIDLPMVGGPIAVGFNVPGVDTLVLDAPTLAKIFDSKITNWNDEAIKKLNPDAKLPDLKIQAFHRSDESGTTDNFTKYLKAAAPGDWKYEPGKSWEAKGGQSAQGSSGLAQQVSQTSGAISYFELSYAKGGMKTVDIKTEAPEPVKATVENATAAIGAAKVVGTGKDLALELDYTPSTAGAYPIVLVTYEIVCDKGNKADTLPATKSFLNYIASEDGQGLLAKAGYAPMPDEIITKVRETISGLS, encoded by the coding sequence GTGAAGCTTCAGCGCATGAACCGGCGGGCCCTCGCCCTCGGCGCACTCGCCGTCTCCGGCGCCCTGGCCCTCTCGGCGTGCGGCTCGGACGAAACCGGCGGCAACGGCGACGGCGACGGCGCGACGACGGCCGCCAACACCTCGATCACCTGCGGCGACGCCAAGGGCCAGCTCCAGGCGTCGGGGTCCTCCGCCCAGAAGAACGCGATCGACGCCTGGGTCAAGCAGTACACCGCGGCCTGCAAGGACGTGCAGATCAACTACAACCCGACCGGTTCGGGCGCCGGCATCACGGCCTTCACCCAGGGCCAGACCGCGTTCGCCGGTTCGGACTCCGCGCTGAAGCCCGACGAGATCGAGGCGTCGAAGAAGATCTGCTCCGGCGGCCAGGGCATCGACCTGCCGATGGTCGGCGGCCCGATCGCCGTCGGATTCAACGTCCCCGGTGTCGACACCCTCGTCCTGGACGCCCCGACGCTCGCCAAGATCTTCGACAGCAAGATCACCAACTGGAACGACGAGGCGATCAAGAAGCTCAACCCGGACGCCAAGCTGCCCGACCTGAAGATCCAGGCGTTCCACCGCTCCGACGAGTCCGGCACCACGGACAACTTCACCAAGTACCTCAAGGCCGCGGCCCCCGGTGACTGGAAGTACGAGCCGGGCAAGTCCTGGGAGGCCAAGGGCGGCCAGTCCGCGCAGGGCTCCTCCGGCCTCGCGCAGCAGGTCAGCCAGACCTCGGGCGCCATCTCGTACTTCGAGCTGTCGTACGCCAAGGGCGGCATGAAGACCGTCGACATCAAGACCGAGGCCCCCGAGCCGGTCAAGGCCACCGTCGAGAACGCCACCGCGGCCATCGGCGCCGCCAAGGTCGTCGGCACCGGCAAGGACCTCGCGCTGGAGCTGGACTACACCCCGTCCACCGCGGGCGCCTACCCGATCGTCCTGGTGACGTACGAGATCGTCTGCGACAAGGGCAACAAGGCGGACACCCTGCCCGCCACCAAGTCCTTCCTGAACTACATCGCCTCCGAGGACGGCCAGGGCCTGCTGGCCAAGGCCGGCTACGCCCCGATGCCCGACGAGATCATCACCAAGGTCCGCGAGACCATCTCGGGCCTGAGCTGA